In Tachyglossus aculeatus isolate mTacAcu1 chromosome 10, mTacAcu1.pri, whole genome shotgun sequence, the following proteins share a genomic window:
- the CSRNP2 gene encoding cysteine/serine-rich nuclear protein 2 gives MDAFAGSSLKRKFEEVDAGSSLSNSDDEISSSDSADSCDSLNPPSTTGLTPTSILKRKQQQLRRKSVRFDQVTVYYFARRQGFTSVPSQGGSSLGMAQRHNSVRSYTLGEFAQEQEVNHRQVLRDHLKEEKLHAKKMKLTKNGTVESVEAEGLTLDDVSDEDLDVESVEVDDYFFLQPLPTKRRRALLRAAGVHRIDADEKRELRAIRLSREECGCDCRLYCDPEACACSQAGIKCQVDRMSFPCGCSRDGCGNAAGRIEFNPLRVRTHYLHTIMKLELESKRQVGRAPPPPPPPPPAPAPAGPPGAETQDFQEFLAENETAVLHLQSAEERERLQAGDPGAAGPASVCLLEEEPPCPGLAAPLLIRARLPPGSPLLCFAAEGPPAGPADPAHPALGGGGGPVLYYQLEPRPAGDGAPDKGLGVFALPVPEGAAGPETPPPAEAEAGGPRPPWAPGPDSAGGGPREEPPLHPTLAV, from the exons ATGGACGCGTTCGCGGGCTCCAGCCTCAAGAGGAAGTTCGAGGAGGTGGACGCGGGCTCGTCTCTGTCCAACTCGGACGATGAGATCTCCAGCAGCGACAGCGCCGACAGCTGCGACAGCCTCAACCCACCCAGCACCACCGGCCTCACAC CCACGTCCATCCTGAAGCGCAAACAGCAGCAGCTGCGTCGGAAGAGCGTCCGCTTCGACCAGGTGACGGTGTACTACTTCGCCCGGCGCCAGGGCTTCACCAGCGTGCCCAGCCAGGGCGGCAGCTCCCTGGGCATGGCCCAGCGCCACAACTCGGTGCGCAGCTACACCCTGGGCGAGTTTGCCCAGGAGCAGGAGGTGAACCACCGCCAGGTTCTCCGCGACCACCTCAAGGAGGAGAAGCTGCACGCCAAGAAGATGAAG CTGACCAAGAACGGGACGGTGGAGTCGGTGGAGGCCGAGGGGCTGACGCTGGACGACGTGTCGGACGAGGACCTGGACGTGGAGAGCGTGGAGGTGGACGACTACTTCTTCCTGCAGCCGCTGCCCACCAAGCGGCGCCGGGCCCTGCTGCGCGCCGCCGGCGTCCACCGCATCGACGCCGACGAGAAGCGGGAGCTGCGGGCCATCCGCCTCTCGCGGGAGGAGTGCGGCTGCGACTGCCGCCTCTACTGCGACCCCGAGGCCTGCGCCTGCAGCCAGGCCGGGATCAAGTGCCAG GTGGATCGCATGTCGTTCCCGTGCGGCTGCTCCCGGGACGGCTGCGGGAACGCGGCCGGCCGCATCGAGTTCAACCCGCTGCGGGTGCGGACGCACTACCTGCACACCATCATGAAGCTGGAGCTGGAGAGCAAGCGGCAGGTGGGccgggcgccgccgccgccgccgccacctccgccggccccggcccccgccggcccGCCGGGCGCCGAGACACAGGACTTCCAGGAGTTCCTCGCCGAGAACGAGACGGCCGTGCTGCACCTGCAGAGCGCCGAGGAGCGCGAGCGGCTCCAGGCCGGCGACCCCGGGGCGGCCGGCCCGGCCTCCgtctgcctcctggaggaggagcccCCGTGCCCCGGCCTGGCCGCCCCCCTCCTCATCCGGGCCCGCCTCCCGCCCGGCTCCCCGCTGCTCTGCTTCGCCGCCGAGGGGCCGCCCGCCGGGCCCGCGGACCCCGCGCACCCCGcgctggggggcggcgggggccccgTGCTCTACTACCAGCTGGAGCCGCGGCCGGCCGGGGACGGGGCCCCGGACAAGGGGCTGGGCGTCTTCGCCCTCCCCGTGCCCGAGGGGGCGGCCGGCCCGGAGACTCCGCCGCCCGCCGAGGCCGAGGCGGGCGGCCCTCGCCCGCCCTGGGCCCCGGGCCCGGACAGCGCCGGGGGCGGCCCCCGCGAGGAGCCCCCGCTCCACCCCACGCTGGCCGTCTGA
- the LETMD1 gene encoding LETM1 domain-containing protein 1 isoform X1, with product MVNEQYHRFLERRFPGFYVLYTTFFKGFRGLVADAQEARRIRLRRLDQGLSRQQLPYRDMEHLRQPRGGREAAPPSCLSPGARAEAGLTAYRPRPVPPRRDEVSLAGHPVHPAVCQLPGVPAHVPVPPAAADPALLDAGPAGGIPGRVPRRPAPGAPAGPQRAGPGRRPRRPPPPAAALRPAAGRRPPQSGPAPRRARLFHRPTPGPPQAPRRPPESLEPRAVPDPVSARPRPETPLEEPHGRAPPPGPRPGQAGAWPADRPRSQVGVLHPRPGLHTPRGSPVSGLAGGVAQALLQPERGGAVPPAAQPSPARHQLPGDEALSGVGPPTGHRRGVRDPPRPPGKTRPHPHRGLARLTSPRQRDARPSGPPGEAGQPGGLPGRSGGSPPPPPNQTALRPFPLRAAAQTTGRPRARSTCFNLTFKYFL from the exons ATGGTCAACGAGCAATACCACCGGTTCCTGGAGCGTCGTTTTCCCGGGTTCTACGTCCTGTACACCACCTTCTTCAAAG GGTTTCGGGGGCTGGTGGCGGACGCCCAGGAGGCCCGCCGCATCCGGCTCAGGAGGCTGGACCAGGGGCTCAGCCGGCAGCAGCTCCCCTACAGAGACATGGAGCACCTCCGCCAG CcccggggaggcagggaggccgcccccccgtcctgcctctcgCCCGGCGCCCGGGCCGAGGCGGGGCTCACCGCCTATCGTCCCCGGCCAGTTCCGCCGAGACGTGATGAAGTGTCTCTTGCTGGGCATCCTGTCCATCCCGCCGTTTGCCAACTACCTGGTGTTCCTGCTCAT gtacctgtTCCCCCGGCAGCTGCTGATCCGGCACTTCTGGACGCCGGCCCAGCGGGCGGAATTCCTGGACGTGTACCACGCCGTCCGGCGCCGGGCGCACCCGCTGGTCCTCAGCGGGCTGGACCGGgccgccggccccgccgcccgccgccaccTGCAGCGGCTCTGCGCCCGG CTGCAGGCCGGAGACCACCCCAAAGTGGCCCAGCTCCTCGCCGTGCGAGACTGTTTCACAGACCGACCCCTGGGCCTCCGCAGGCTCCCCGCCGCCCACCTG AGAGCCTTGAGCCGAGGGCTGTTCCTGACCCCGTATCTGCCCGCCCCCGTCCTGAGACGCCGCTTGAAGAGCCACACGGTCGAGCTCCTCCACCTGGACCGCGCCCTGGTCAGGCTGGGGCCTGGCCAGCTGACCGTCCACGAAGTCAAGTCG GCGTGCTACACCCGCGGCCTGGACTCCACACACCTCGGGGAAGCCCAGTGTCGGGACTGGCTGGGGGAGTGGCTCAAGCTCTCCTGCAACCTGAAAG AGGAGGAGCTGTCCCTCCTGCTGCACAGCCTAGTCCTGCTCGCCACCAACTACCCGGGGACGAAGCGCTGAGCGGGGTCGGACCCCCGACGGGTCACCGGAGGGGGGTCCGGGACCCCCCTCGCCCTCCCGGGAAGACGCGGCCCCACCCCCACAGAGGCCTGGCACGGTTGACGTCACCACGCCAACGGGACGCACGACCCTCGGGCCCGCCCGGGGAGGCGGGTCAGCCCGGTGGGCTGCCTGGCCGAAGCGGCGGgagcccgccgcccccccccaaccAGACTGCActccgccccttccccctccgtGCTGCGGCGCAGACCACCGGCAGGCCCCGCGCTCGGAGCACGTGTTTTAATTTGACATTTAAATATTTTCTTTAA
- the LETMD1 gene encoding LETM1 domain-containing protein 1 isoform X3 — translation MRKLRPREVKGLAQGHTAGPAGSTCPPGPAVGASGPPSGPEPRWSTSNTTGSWSVVFPGSTSCTPPSSKFRRDVMKCLLLGILSIPPFANYLVFLLMYLFPRQLLIRHFWTPAQRAEFLDVYHAVRRRAHPLVLSGLDRAAGPAARRHLQRLCARLQAGDHPKVAQLLAVRDCFTDRPLGLRRLPAAHLRALSRGLFLTPYLPAPVLRRRLKSHTVELLHLDRALVRLGPGQLTVHEVKSACYTRGLDSTHLGEAQCRDWLGEWLKLSCNLKEEELSLLLHSLVLLATNYPGTKR, via the exons atgaggaaactgaggcccagagaagtgaagggacttgcccaaggtcacacagcag GCCCCGCGGGCTCCACGTGTCCCCCCGGGCCAGCGGTCGgggcctctgggcctccgtccGGGCCGGAGCCAAGATGGTCAACGAGCAATACCACCGGTTCCTGGAGCGTCGTTTTCCCGGGTTCTACGTCCTGTACACCACCTTCTTCAAAG TTCCGCCGAGACGTGATGAAGTGTCTCTTGCTGGGCATCCTGTCCATCCCGCCGTTTGCCAACTACCTGGTGTTCCTGCTCAT gtacctgtTCCCCCGGCAGCTGCTGATCCGGCACTTCTGGACGCCGGCCCAGCGGGCGGAATTCCTGGACGTGTACCACGCCGTCCGGCGCCGGGCGCACCCGCTGGTCCTCAGCGGGCTGGACCGGgccgccggccccgccgcccgccgccaccTGCAGCGGCTCTGCGCCCGG CTGCAGGCCGGAGACCACCCCAAAGTGGCCCAGCTCCTCGCCGTGCGAGACTGTTTCACAGACCGACCCCTGGGCCTCCGCAGGCTCCCCGCCGCCCACCTG AGAGCCTTGAGCCGAGGGCTGTTCCTGACCCCGTATCTGCCCGCCCCCGTCCTGAGACGCCGCTTGAAGAGCCACACGGTCGAGCTCCTCCACCTGGACCGCGCCCTGGTCAGGCTGGGGCCTGGCCAGCTGACCGTCCACGAAGTCAAGTCG GCGTGCTACACCCGCGGCCTGGACTCCACACACCTCGGGGAAGCCCAGTGTCGGGACTGGCTGGGGGAGTGGCTCAAGCTCTCCTGCAACCTGAAAG AGGAGGAGCTGTCCCTCCTGCTGCACAGCCTAGTCCTGCTCGCCACCAACTACCCGGGGACGAAGCGCTGA
- the LETMD1 gene encoding LETM1 domain-containing protein 1 isoform X2 produces the protein MKCLLLGILSIPPFANYLVFLLMYLFPRQLLIRHFWTPAQRAEFLDVYHAVRRRAHPLVLSGLDRAAGPAARRHLQRLCARLQAGDHPKVAQLLAVRDCFTDRPLGLRRLPAAHLRALSRGLFLTPYLPAPVLRRRLKSHTVELLHLDRALVRLGPGQLTVHEVKSACYTRGLDSTHLGEAQCRDWLGEWLKLSCNLKEEELSLLLHSLVLLATNYPGTKR, from the exons ATGAAGTGTCTCTTGCTGGGCATCCTGTCCATCCCGCCGTTTGCCAACTACCTGGTGTTCCTGCTCAT gtacctgtTCCCCCGGCAGCTGCTGATCCGGCACTTCTGGACGCCGGCCCAGCGGGCGGAATTCCTGGACGTGTACCACGCCGTCCGGCGCCGGGCGCACCCGCTGGTCCTCAGCGGGCTGGACCGGgccgccggccccgccgcccgccgccaccTGCAGCGGCTCTGCGCCCGG CTGCAGGCCGGAGACCACCCCAAAGTGGCCCAGCTCCTCGCCGTGCGAGACTGTTTCACAGACCGACCCCTGGGCCTCCGCAGGCTCCCCGCCGCCCACCTG AGAGCCTTGAGCCGAGGGCTGTTCCTGACCCCGTATCTGCCCGCCCCCGTCCTGAGACGCCGCTTGAAGAGCCACACGGTCGAGCTCCTCCACCTGGACCGCGCCCTGGTCAGGCTGGGGCCTGGCCAGCTGACCGTCCACGAAGTCAAGTCG GCGTGCTACACCCGCGGCCTGGACTCCACACACCTCGGGGAAGCCCAGTGTCGGGACTGGCTGGGGGAGTGGCTCAAGCTCTCCTGCAACCTGAAAG AGGAGGAGCTGTCCCTCCTGCTGCACAGCCTAGTCCTGCTCGCCACCAACTACCCGGGGACGAAGCGCTGA